The Candidatus Nanosynbacter sp. HMT-352 region ATAGGCTTTTGGGTGATGGTGGAATCATCGATAAGGATATGCTGAAGGATCGGGTGGTGATTTTAGCGAGTGATGGTTTTGGCGATGATTTGTCGGTTTTGGACGTGGCTTTGAGTTTTCTGAAGTCGGTTCGGATTGAGAAATTGGTGATTGCGGTGCCGTTTTGTGGTGTGGCGGCAGTGGATAAATTGCACATGACGGTTGACGAAATGCATATCTTGGACGTGAAGGAGAATTTTATGGGATTAAATCATTATTACGAGGACAATACGTTGCCGTCCAAAGAGGAAACGATAGCGAAAATTAACCAGGTTATTTTGAATTGGAAGTAAAAAACTTGTCGGGTGTTGTAAAATTGTGATAAACTTTAAATAAGAAAGATGCGTTAGGGAGGTTATGTTAGACGTTTTTATTACATCTAGGGTGCGGCGAAAAATTGTAGTAGTATACGCTAAGTATCCTGATTTTCACACACATGTTCGCGGATTGGCAAAGCTAATTAAGGAAGATCCTGGAAATATTCAACGAGAATTGAAGCGACTAGAAAAGGTTGGATTTTTGCAGAGTGAAAAGCAAGGTAACTCACGTACGTATTTCACTAATAAACAATTCCCAATTTTTAAGGAATTACAAAGTATGGTGATTAAATCTCAGCAATATTCAGCGCGATCAAAGCGTGGCATGGCTGATAAAGACTAATGACATTATTTGAGAAAATTTTAGCGGCTCGAGGCTTGACTACGCGTGCGGCGTGTGAAGAATTTTTAAATCCGAATTACGCGTCAGTAAAGCATGATCCGTTTTTATTGCCAGATATGAAAAAAGCGGTGGACCGCTTGAAAAAGGCGCACGCTGAGTGTGAGAAAATTGTTATTTATGGTGATTACGATATTGACGGGCTGAGCGCGACGGCAATTTTGCTGGATGCGTTTGGTAAGTTTGGCTTTAAGGAAGTTGGCGCGTTTATTCCGAATCGGTTTGTTGAGGGTTACGGAATGACGATGGGCGCCGTTGATAAGGTGCGGAATATGGGCGCGGATTTGATTGTCACGGTTGATACGGGAAGTTTATGTCATGCGGAAATTGAATATGCATCGAGTTTGGGGATTGATACGGTGGTGACTGATCACCATAATGTTGCTGAGACTCCACCGCCGAGTGTTGCCGCGGTCAATCCGAAGTTTCCTGGTCATAAATATCCGTTTCGCGATTTGTGTGGTGCGGGTGTGGCGTTCAAGTTGGTACAAGCTCTACAAACCGAACTGGACGGGTTGCCAGATGGTTACGAGAAGTGGCTATTGGATCTGGTGGCACTAGGGACGGTTTGCGACATAGTTACGTTGGCGGATGAAAATAGGGCGAATGTCTATTGGGGCTTGGAGGTTTTGAAAAAGCAGAAGCGTCCTGGTTTGAAGGCGTTGATGTCAGTGGCGGGAATTGAGCCGGAGAAGGTTAATGCTAGGCATTTGGGATTTGGCTTGGGTCCGCGAATGAATGCGGCGGGCAGATTGGAGACGGCGCAATATGCTCTGGATATGCTGACGGCGAGTGATGGTTTGGAGGCATTGGAAGCTAGCGAAAAGCTGGAAGAATTGAACATTAAGCGTCGTAGTATTCAGGACGAGATTTTTGACGAAGCTTGCCAGCAGGCAGATAATATGACTGATGATCGAGTTTTGGTGGTGAATAGCGGAAATTGGAATCACGGAGTCATTGGCATTGTGGCGTCAAAGTTGGTTGAAAAATATAAGAAGCCGGTTTTTATAATTGGCGAGCGTGGCGATGAGGCTACGGGTTCGGCGCGAAGTTTTGGTGATTTTTCCGCGGCTGACGCGGTTCGTGCGGCTGACGACATCATTATTAAAGGTGGTGGTCACGGAGCGGCGGCGGGCGTGACGCTGGCGACCGAGAGAGTTGACGATTTTAGACGACGAGTGAATGAGTTTTACGATTCGCTGCAATTAAAAAATCAGGAATTATATTTGTTGCCGAGAGCTGACGTTGAGATTGACGATTTTTCGGAAATTGATGAGGAACTGATTGATAATTTGACGAAGATGGAGCCGTTTGGCAATGGTAACGCGGAGCCTATATTGAAAATAACTGAAGCGACGGTTTTGAGCGTGAGGAGAATGGGTGCGGATGGGCAACACGTGAAATTGACCTTGCGTGATAAGAATGACGTTGCGCTGCAGATGCTGGCTTTTAATGCGCCAGAAGAATTTTTCCGTGAAGTGGGCGACAAAGTGTCTGTCTGGTTTCAGCCAACCATAAATGAGTGGCAGGGAATGCAGTCGGTTGAGGGGCGATTATTGCATTTGGCCGAGGTGTAATAGTTGCATTACTTAGATATATATTGTATAATAAATCCAATAGTTTAAATTTATTTGGAGCGATATTTTTATGAGTTCAGAAAAACTTTGGACGCCGTCACCTAAACCTACAGATTATGGCTTTGAGAATGGTCTACAGGTCGCCGAGATTGATAGTGGCTTAAGACAGGGAAAGACTATACAACTTGCTACACAGGAAGATATGCGTCGCTTGGCTGAGGAATCTTACAATTCAAACCATATGAATAAGACTGTTGAACAACTGAGAGATCCGCGCTATATTCGTGTATTTAGTGGACTAGGTAGAGTTGGGCTTGAAGTTGCGATATTTGGTAATGAAAATGCGAATAAGATTCAGGCTGTTTTGTATGGATGGGGAGGAAATTTCCGTCATCCAAACGCAATTCGAGAAGCTGCCGTTCTGGCGTGCGAGAATCCGGATGCGGCTATTATGGTTATGAATATGCCAGGAGTGGGTAATTCTGGAATGCTGCCCGAGTCTGTTCGTAAGGAGATACGAAAGACTGGTAGCTACGGTAGCTTAGGGGAATATGTTGGTCCAGTAATTGACCATGTCGCGAAAGATTTCGACGAGGTTAGTGTTGGTGGGCATTCTTTGGGTGGTCGTGTTGCGACGTCGTCAGTTGCTCACATGGAATCTAAGGTTAATGAGCTACGACTATTTGATCCGGTGGGATCGCGTAAAATGGGGATTGTTGCTTTGGGGTGGAATTTCATAGGAAAAGAAGGCATGGAATTGATACGTTACGGCAAGAAATCATTGAGTCCAAGCGCAAAAGAACTGGGCTTGAAGTTCTTGCAGAGAGAAGATCCTAAAGTTATTGAGGAGGTTGGTAAACTCTTAGGAGAGTCAAGTGTCGAGTTTGCTCCGCCGAAACAAGGTTGGCGCCAGCAATTCCTTACTGATCCTTTCGCCTTAAGTAATGATGGCTTATTAGAAGATTTATTGAAAGCCGCACCAAATGTCCGAAACAATATTATTATATTTGTACCCGAAGGTAGTCATTTGACTAATATGCGTGACATGGCTCGCATTGTCGGTATTGTGAATGGTGAGCCTAAGTCGACAAGTGCTGAAGTCGGACTATATGGAATTTTGAACAACCACACTCACAATGTCATGAACGACCCTACTGTGTTAGCGATTGTGTATGGCGCTGATACTAAAGATCTCGCCTTGTCCGCCTAAAGCTTGCAGGGCGATTATTGCATTTGGCTTAGGTGTAATAGTTTCATTACTTGTAGAGTAGTGTATTATAGTATAGTAATACTTTTTAAGTAGAGGGTGATTTTAGGAGGTTTGGTAATATGGAGTTTTCTAATAGCGACAGAGGGGAGATTATATATCAGAAAGATACACATCATAGCCTGGGGGAGGTAGCGCTAAAGCTACTGGTTGATTTTCCCGAAGGTGGTAATTTTACATGCGCGGAGGAGCTGTCTGGCGAAGCCTTAGCTCACCTTAAAGAAGAGTATGATGT contains the following coding sequences:
- a CDS encoding ArsR family transcriptional regulator translates to MLDVFITSRVRRKIVVVYAKYPDFHTHVRGLAKLIKEDPGNIQRELKRLEKVGFLQSEKQGNSRTYFTNKQFPIFKELQSMVIKSQQYSARSKRGMADKD
- a CDS encoding alpha/beta hydrolase, with translation MSSEKLWTPSPKPTDYGFENGLQVAEIDSGLRQGKTIQLATQEDMRRLAEESYNSNHMNKTVEQLRDPRYIRVFSGLGRVGLEVAIFGNENANKIQAVLYGWGGNFRHPNAIREAAVLACENPDAAIMVMNMPGVGNSGMLPESVRKEIRKTGSYGSLGEYVGPVIDHVAKDFDEVSVGGHSLGGRVATSSVAHMESKVNELRLFDPVGSRKMGIVALGWNFIGKEGMELIRYGKKSLSPSAKELGLKFLQREDPKVIEEVGKLLGESSVEFAPPKQGWRQQFLTDPFALSNDGLLEDLLKAAPNVRNNIIIFVPEGSHLTNMRDMARIVGIVNGEPKSTSAEVGLYGILNNHTHNVMNDPTVLAIVYGADTKDLALSA
- the recJ gene encoding single-stranded-DNA-specific exonuclease RecJ translates to MTLFEKILAARGLTTRAACEEFLNPNYASVKHDPFLLPDMKKAVDRLKKAHAECEKIVIYGDYDIDGLSATAILLDAFGKFGFKEVGAFIPNRFVEGYGMTMGAVDKVRNMGADLIVTVDTGSLCHAEIEYASSLGIDTVVTDHHNVAETPPPSVAAVNPKFPGHKYPFRDLCGAGVAFKLVQALQTELDGLPDGYEKWLLDLVALGTVCDIVTLADENRANVYWGLEVLKKQKRPGLKALMSVAGIEPEKVNARHLGFGLGPRMNAAGRLETAQYALDMLTASDGLEALEASEKLEELNIKRRSIQDEIFDEACQQADNMTDDRVLVVNSGNWNHGVIGIVASKLVEKYKKPVFIIGERGDEATGSARSFGDFSAADAVRAADDIIIKGGGHGAAAGVTLATERVDDFRRRVNEFYDSLQLKNQELYLLPRADVEIDDFSEIDEELIDNLTKMEPFGNGNAEPILKITEATVLSVRRMGADGQHVKLTLRDKNDVALQMLAFNAPEEFFREVGDKVSVWFQPTINEWQGMQSVEGRLLHLAEV
- a CDS encoding phosphoribosyltransferase — its product is MYFESRSQAGAILADQVLEKYRYENCAVVAIGEGGVLIGEQIAVKLHCVLMMLLSEGIEIPGESLSIGAMSQSGQFTYNSQFSDGEINEYTSEFHGYLEEKKRETHQKMNRLLGDGGIIDKDMLKDRVVILASDGFGDDLSVLDVALSFLKSVRIEKLVIAVPFCGVAAVDKLHMTVDEMHILDVKENFMGLNHYYEDNTLPSKEETIAKINQVILNWK